The proteins below come from a single Rhinolophus ferrumequinum isolate MPI-CBG mRhiFer1 chromosome 8, mRhiFer1_v1.p, whole genome shotgun sequence genomic window:
- the GCA gene encoding grancalcin isoform X1, with translation MAYPGYGGGFGNFRGQMPAMQMGQPVPGLGPHGLPGEYSGYSAYSDSYHSAGDPMWTYFTAVAGQDGEVDAEELQKCLTQSGISGTYSPFSLETCRIMIAMLDRDYTGKMGFNEFKELWTALNAWKQNFITIDQDQSGTVEHHELNQAIAAMGYRLSPQTLTTIIKRYSKNGRIYFDDYVACCVKLRALTDFFRRRDHLQQGVVNFVYDDFLQGTMAI, from the exons ATGGCCTACCCGGGATATGGAGGAGGG TTTGGAAATTTTAGGGGTCAGATGCCTGCAATGCAGATGGGACAGCCAGTGCCAGGCCTAGGGCCACATGGGCTCCCTGGTGAATACTCCGGATACTCAGCTTATTCGGACAGTTATCATTCAGCGGGGGACCCCATGTGGACATACTTCACTGCTGTTGCAGGACAG GATGGTGAAGTGGACGCAGAAGAACTTCAGAAGTGTTTGACACAGTCTGGAATTAGTGGGACTTACTCTC cCTTCAGTTTGGAAACCTGCAGAATTATGATTGCCATGTTGGAT AGAGATTACACAGGAAAAATGGGatttaatgaatttaaagaaCTTTGGACAGCTCTTAATGCCTGGAAACAAAACTTCATAACTATTGATCAAGACCAAAGTGGCACAGTAGAACATCATGAATTGAATCAAGCCATTGCTGCTATGG GTTACAGATTGAGTCCTCAAACATTAACTACTATTATTAAACGTTATAGCAAGAATGGCAGAATCTATTTTGATGATTATGTTGCTTGCTGTGTGAAGCTTCGAGCTTTGACAG aTTTCTTTAGGAGAAGAGACCACTTGCAACAAGGGGTTGTGAATTTTGTGTACGATGAT TTTTTGCAGGGCACTATGGCAATTTGA
- the GCA gene encoding grancalcin isoform X2, with amino-acid sequence MAYPGYGGGFGNFRGQMPAMQMGQPVPGLGPHGLPGEYSGYSAYSDSYHSAGDPMWTYFTAVAGQDGEVDAEELQKCLTQSGISGTYSPFSLETCRIMIAMLDRDYTGKMGFNEFKELWTALNAWKQNFITIDQDQSGTVEHHELNQAIAAMGYRLSPQTLTTIIKRYSKNGRIYFDDYVACCVKLRALTDFFRRRDHLQQGVVNFVYDDGTMAI; translated from the exons ATGGCCTACCCGGGATATGGAGGAGGG TTTGGAAATTTTAGGGGTCAGATGCCTGCAATGCAGATGGGACAGCCAGTGCCAGGCCTAGGGCCACATGGGCTCCCTGGTGAATACTCCGGATACTCAGCTTATTCGGACAGTTATCATTCAGCGGGGGACCCCATGTGGACATACTTCACTGCTGTTGCAGGACAG GATGGTGAAGTGGACGCAGAAGAACTTCAGAAGTGTTTGACACAGTCTGGAATTAGTGGGACTTACTCTC cCTTCAGTTTGGAAACCTGCAGAATTATGATTGCCATGTTGGAT AGAGATTACACAGGAAAAATGGGatttaatgaatttaaagaaCTTTGGACAGCTCTTAATGCCTGGAAACAAAACTTCATAACTATTGATCAAGACCAAAGTGGCACAGTAGAACATCATGAATTGAATCAAGCCATTGCTGCTATGG GTTACAGATTGAGTCCTCAAACATTAACTACTATTATTAAACGTTATAGCAAGAATGGCAGAATCTATTTTGATGATTATGTTGCTTGCTGTGTGAAGCTTCGAGCTTTGACAG aTTTCTTTAGGAGAAGAGACCACTTGCAACAAGGGGTTGTGAATTTTGTGTACGATGAT GGCACTATGGCAATTTGA